One stretch of Microbacterium terrae DNA includes these proteins:
- a CDS encoding MarR family winged helix-turn-helix transcriptional regulator translates to MTASRQEAMDHAGRILQRYQRSVQRFDDAVGRSLGLNMADMRCLDCLSEGPHSAGEIADATGLRPAATTALIDRLTVRGLVRRTPSPDDRRRVLVELTEEGQTRVWEAYGPMVEEGAVVFGDLSADDIIALSSVLERMTELTERHRARVEHPGGRAARSTRTPAGDGSLE, encoded by the coding sequence ATGACGGCGTCGCGTCAAGAAGCCATGGACCATGCGGGCCGCATCTTGCAGCGGTATCAACGCAGCGTGCAGCGCTTCGACGACGCGGTCGGACGATCCTTGGGCCTGAACATGGCCGACATGCGCTGCCTCGACTGCCTCAGCGAGGGGCCCCACAGCGCCGGCGAGATCGCCGATGCGACGGGTCTGCGTCCAGCGGCGACCACGGCGCTGATCGATCGGCTGACCGTGCGAGGCCTGGTGCGACGCACCCCCTCGCCCGACGACAGGAGACGAGTGCTCGTCGAACTCACCGAGGAGGGGCAGACGCGGGTGTGGGAGGCGTACGGACCCATGGTCGAGGAGGGCGCCGTCGTCTTCGGCGACCTCAGCGCCGACGACATCATCGCGCTGTCGTCGGTGCTCGAGCGCATGACCGAGCTCACCGAGCGACACCGCGCCCGTGTCGAACACCCGGGAGGTCGCGCCGCGCG